A single window of Zea mays cultivar B73 chromosome 10, Zm-B73-REFERENCE-NAM-5.0, whole genome shotgun sequence DNA harbors:
- the LOC109943181 gene encoding ent-kaur-16-ene synthase, chloroplastic, which produces MSTVWCSSVLSATATSVPKNPSRSNPSNHLRFTFSNSSAKSSCHRFSSCRSNRPPPLYYWACIESRRRISCGVQTTAQSGTRVVERNASLEIEERHARIRKQLLKPELSPSAYDTAWVAMVPSPGSPQAPCFPQCVQWILENQLDNGSWGHNEVDSSADKKETILATLACVIALKKWDVGPAHITKGIQFIARNFQTVTDEQIVVPIGFDFTFSGMFTLAINMGLQFPVRQTDIDGILRLRENELKRYDGDKSTAIEAYCAYVAEGFENLLDWNDVMKFQAKNGSLFNSPSATAAALVANYDDKALQYLNLLVTQFGSAVPTVFPQNIHCQLSMVDTLESVGISRHFSAEIKAVLDMVYSLWLQKEEEIMLDAETCAMAFRILQMNGYDVSTDWLSHIAEASNFHNSLQGYLCDTKTLLEMYKASKVILSERDLTLENIGCWTGSLLREKLCSDGAQRVPILEEVEYALKFPHYAIVDPLNNRRSIEHLDARGSQTLKTKYLPCHVSQDILALAVEDFCFSQSIYQDELQNIISWEKENRMDQLQFVRQRLAYCYLAAATTISPHELSDARVACAKSIMLTVVVDDFFDVGGSKEEQENLIELVENWDEHHKVEFCSEKVEIVFYAVYNTVNQLGSMASAVQKRDVTKHLAETWLKVMLCMLTEADWQRRQFVPTVEEYMANAVSSLALAVIILPAQYFLGETLSDYMVKDHEYSNLSELMFTCSRLLNDIRSVEREFEAGKLNSVSLLALHSGGSMSIEAAKKETHGSLESYRRGLVALVRRQDSVVPRSCKELFWKLCKTIHLFYFQIDGFTSPKEMVGAVNQVINEPLELQSSNTHV; this is translated from the exons ATGTCTACAGTCTGGTGCTCTTCTGTCCTCTCGGCGACGGCTACCTCAGTGCCAAAGAATCCCTCGCGCAGTAATCCAAGTAACCATCTTCGCTTCACCTTCTCCAACTCCTCGGCAAAATCAAGCTGCCACAGATTCTCTTCCTGTAGAAGTAACCGTCCTCCTCCTCTCTACTACTGGGCTTGCATCGAGTCTCGGAGGAGGATATCTTGTGGAG TTCAAACAACAGCACAATCTGGAACGAGGGTTGTCGAAAGAAATGCAAGCCTAGAAATCGAG GAACGGCACGCCAGAATAAGGAAGCAGCTGCTGAAACCCGAGCTCTCGCCATCTGCATATGACACAGCATGGGTAGCCATGGTACCGTCTCCAGGCTCTCCTCAGGCTCCATGCTTCCCACAGTGTGTTCAATGGATACTGGAAAACCAACTGGATAACGGATCGTGGGGTCACAATGAAGTTGATTCATCAGCTGACAAGAAGGAAACTATTTTAGCCACACTGGCATGTGTTATTGCACTTAAGAAATGGGATGTTGGCCCTGCGCACATAACTAAAG GAATACAATTCATTGCAAGGAACTTCCAGACAGTAACAGACGAACAGATTGTAGTTCCGATTGGCTTCGATTTCACATTCAGCGGCATGTTCACCCTTGCCATTAACATGGGCTTGCAGTTTCCTGTAAGACAAACTGATATTGATGGGATACTTCGCCTCCGGGAGAACGAATTGAAACG ATATGATGGGGACAAATCTACGGCAATAGAAGCATATTGTGCCTATGTTGCTGAAGGGTTCGAAAATCTGTTGGACTGGAATGATGTTATGAAGTTCCAAGCGAAGAATGGATCCTTGTTTAACTCTCCTTCTGCAACTGCTGCCGCTTTAGTCGCCAACTATGACGACAAAGCGCTACAGTACCTAAATTTGCTTGTCACACAATTTGGCAGTGCAG TACCAACAGTGTTCCCACAAAACATTCATTGTCAGCTTTCAATGGTGGATACGCTCGAAAGTGTTGGGATATCACGGCATTTTTCTGCTGAGATAAAGGCTGTCCTGGACATGGTATACAG TTTGTGGTTACAGAAAGAGGAGGAAATAATGTTGGATGCAGAAACATGTGCGATGGCATTTCGAATTTTACAAATGAATGGCTATGATGTTTCCACAG ATTGGTTGTCTCATATTGCTGAAGCCTCCAATTTCCACAACTCACTACAAGGATATTTATGTGATACAAAGACTCTGTTGGAAATGTACAAAGCCTCTAAAGTCATATTATCAGAAAGAGACTTGACCTTAGAGAACATAGGATGTTGGACAGGTAGCTTATTGAGGGAAAAGCTATGCTCTGATGGAGCACAAAGAGTACCAATACTTGAAGAG GTAGAGTATGCTCTTAAGTTTCCCCATTATGCCATAGTAGATCCTCTCAACAACAGAAGAAGTATTGAGCATTTGGATGCTAGGGGTTCTCAgacgctaaagacaaaatatct GCCATGTCATGTAAGTCAAGACATCCTTGCGTTGGCTGTTGAAGATTTCTGTTTTTCTCAATCTATTTACCAGGACGAACTACAGAACATCATTAG ttGGGAGAAAGAGAATAGGATGGACCAGCTACAATTTGTGCGGCAAAGGCTGGCATATTGCTATCTCGCTGCTGCTACCACCATATCCCCTCATGAATTGTCTGATGCTCGCGTTGCATGTGCCAAAAGCATCATGCTCACGGTTGTAGTTGATGACTTCTTCGATGTTGGTGGATCAAAAGAAGAACAAGAAAATCTCATCGAATTAGTTGAGAA CTGGGATGAGCACCACAAAGTTGAGTTCTGTTCGGAGAAAGTAGAAATAGTTTTCTATGCTGTCTATAATACAGTGAACCAGCTTGGATCTATGGCTTCTGCAGTACAGAAGCGCGATGTGACAAAACACCTCGCTGAAACA TGGCTAAAAGTAATGCTGTGCATGCTGACGGAGGCAGACTGGCAAAGGAGGCAATTTGTACCAACAGTTGAGGAATACATGGCAAATGCAGTTTCCTCCTTGGCACTGGCGGTCATTATACTTCCAGCGCAGTATTTTCTTGGCGAAACGCTCTCAGATTACATGGTCAAAGATCATGAATACAGCAATTTGTCTGAGCTCATGTTCACTTGCAGTCGTCTCTTAAATGACATTCGAAGCGTTGAG AGGGAGTTCGAAGCTGGTAAACTGAACAGCGTTTCACTGCTTGCTCTACACAGTGGTGGTTCCATGTCCATAGAAGCGGCTAAGAAGGAAACACATGGATCTTTAGAGTCGTATAGGAGAGGTTTAGTAGCGTTGGTTCGTAGACAGGACAGTGTTGTTCCTAGGTCATGCAAGGAGCTGTTCTGGAAGCTTTGCAAGACAATTCACCTGTTCTACTTCCAGATTGATGGATTTACGTCGCCGAAGGAGATGGTTGGGGCAGTCAATCAAGTAATCAACGAGCCACTCGAACTCCAATCAAGCAACACACATGTTTAG